Proteins encoded by one window of Anaerosalibacter sp. Marseille-P3206:
- the dtd gene encoding D-aminoacyl-tRNA deacylase: MRAVVQRVNHSNVEVDGKIIGEIDDGLLVFLGIGNEDDEVDLNYLVEKVIGLRIFEDDKGKMNLSLLDVKGELLVVSQFTLYGDVRKGKRPNFTSSASAEIAEKMYMDFIKKCREYDIKVEEGKFGANMKVNIENGGPVTILLDSKKTF, translated from the coding sequence ATGAGGGCTGTAGTGCAAAGAGTTAATCATTCAAATGTAGAAGTAGATGGAAAAATTATTGGAGAAATAGATGACGGATTACTAGTATTTTTAGGTATAGGCAATGAAGATGATGAAGTTGATTTAAATTATTTGGTAGAAAAGGTTATAGGATTAAGGATATTTGAAGACGATAAGGGTAAAATGAATCTATCATTGTTAGATGTAAAAGGTGAGCTTTTAGTAGTTTCACAATTTACACTTTATGGCGATGTTAGAAAAGGCAAAAGGCCAAATTTCACTTCTTCTGCTTCCGCTGAAATTGCAGAAAAGATGTACATGGATTTTATTAAAAAATGTAGGGAATACGATATAAAAGTAGAAGAAGGAAAATTTGGTGCTAATATGAAGGTTAATATTGAAAATGGTGGTCCAGTTACAATACTTTTAGATAGTAAAAAAACGTTCTAG
- the secD gene encoding protein translocase subunit SecD — protein sequence MKLKSTIIFLIIVSLVVFGSYTAINGVNIGKTHIPNAREAIDLGLDLAGGVYVILEAQTDLKGAELQRVMEQTKAVISERVDGLGVAEPNIVIEGNDRIRIELAGVKDVQEAVDMIGKTAQLKFMDPEGKEVITGKNIKNAEVQIQSTEKGDKPVVALEFDKEGSKNFAEATKRLVDKTNLEDKIIYIILDDSVISSPVVEAVIDDGKGVITGNFTVEEATRLATLIRAGSLPVEMKEIQSQVIGPTLGLEALDKSIYAAFIALMIIFAYMIIYYRVPGIVADIALTIYIMLVLLGMKSLGVKLTLPGICGLILSIGMAVDANVLIFERIKEELKVGKSIKASINSGFKRALTSVLDSNITTLIAGGVLYAFGTGPIKGFGVTLVLGIIASMITAVFITKQLLKLTTNMIDSKNTKLYGA from the coding sequence ATGAAGCTTAAGAGTACTATTATTTTTTTAATAATTGTTTCTTTAGTAGTATTTGGCTCCTATACAGCTATAAATGGAGTTAATATTGGTAAAACTCACATTCCTAATGCAAGAGAAGCAATAGATTTAGGATTGGATTTAGCTGGTGGGGTTTATGTTATACTTGAAGCACAAACTGATTTAAAGGGTGCAGAATTACAAAGGGTTATGGAACAGACAAAAGCGGTAATTAGCGAAAGAGTAGATGGACTTGGTGTTGCAGAACCTAATATAGTCATTGAGGGAAATGATAGAATTAGAATTGAACTTGCTGGTGTAAAAGATGTACAAGAAGCTGTTGATATGATAGGTAAAACTGCGCAACTTAAGTTTATGGATCCAGAAGGAAAAGAAGTTATAACAGGAAAGAACATCAAGAATGCTGAAGTTCAAATTCAAAGTACTGAAAAAGGGGATAAGCCTGTAGTAGCTCTAGAGTTTGATAAAGAAGGATCTAAAAACTTCGCAGAAGCTACAAAGAGATTAGTAGATAAAACAAATTTAGAAGATAAAATCATCTATATTATATTAGATGATAGCGTTATATCATCTCCAGTTGTAGAAGCTGTAATTGATGATGGAAAAGGAGTAATAACAGGTAATTTTACAGTTGAAGAGGCAACTAGATTAGCTACTTTAATAAGGGCTGGTTCACTACCTGTAGAAATGAAAGAAATTCAATCTCAAGTTATAGGGCCAACTCTTGGTTTAGAAGCACTTGATAAAAGTATCTATGCTGCATTTATAGCTCTTATGATTATTTTCGCATATATGATTATTTACTATAGAGTACCTGGTATTGTAGCTGATATAGCATTGACAATTTATATTATGTTAGTATTATTAGGCATGAAGTCTTTAGGTGTAAAACTTACATTGCCTGGAATATGTGGACTTATATTGTCAATTGGTATGGCAGTAGATGCGAATGTACTCATATTTGAAAGAATAAAGGAAGAATTGAAGGTTGGCAAAAGTATAAAAGCTTCAATAAACTCTGGATTTAAGAGAGCATTGACATCAGTTCTAGACTCAAATATAACTACATTGATTGCTGGAGGAGTATTATATGCTTTTGGAACTGGTCCAATAAAGGGCTTTGGAGTTACATTAGTACTTGGTATTATTGCTTCAATGATTACAGCTGTGTTTATTACTAAACAGTTGCTAAAACTTACAACTAATATGATCGATTCTAAAAATACTAAGCTATATGGTGCATAG
- a CDS encoding MBL fold metallo-hydrolase, which translates to MIVERLPVGVYAANCYIVYCKDTKEALVIDPGGEGEEILKRINDLKIDVKYIILTHGHGDHIGGVLEVKNGTNAPVLIHSEDEDYLKDSVKNLSSMMSMNKVEISPDKLLKDGDKLKLGEYDIDIIHTPGHTPGGISIKIGNNLFTGDTLFAGSIGRTDFEGGSYEAIISSIKDKLVKYPDETEVFPGHGPSSTIGREKKYNPFIIN; encoded by the coding sequence TTGATAGTTGAAAGATTACCTGTAGGTGTTTATGCTGCCAATTGTTATATTGTATATTGCAAAGATACTAAGGAAGCTTTAGTAATTGATCCAGGTGGAGAAGGAGAAGAAATATTAAAGAGAATAAACGATTTGAAAATTGATGTTAAGTATATAATTTTAACTCATGGTCATGGAGATCATATAGGCGGTGTGTTGGAAGTAAAAAATGGAACCAATGCTCCAGTATTGATCCATAGTGAAGATGAGGATTATTTAAAAGATTCAGTTAAAAACTTATCAAGTATGATGTCTATGAATAAAGTAGAAATTTCCCCAGATAAACTTCTTAAAGATGGAGATAAGCTAAAGCTAGGAGAGTATGATATAGATATTATACATACTCCTGGTCATACCCCAGGGGGGATTAGCATCAAAATAGGCAATAATTTGTTTACAGGAGATACTCTTTTTGCTGGTTCTATTGGGAGAACTGATTTTGAAGGTGGTTCGTATGAGGCAATAATCAGTTCTATTAAGGATAAACTTGTTAAATATCCTGATGAAACAGAAGTTTTTCCAGGACATGGACCTTCATCAACCATTGGTAGAGAGAAAAAGTACAATCCTTTTATAATTAATTAA
- the recJ gene encoding single-stranded-DNA-specific exonuclease RecJ has product MIKFQKTYKLYNEDYSQIEKLTNTLKISSLTAKVLINRGFNTVEKARDFLHTDLDNLHDPFLLKDIDKAVDRIINAINKDEVICIYGDYDADGVTSTSLLSIIFNKLKLKYFHYIPNRLEEGYGLNIDAVDYIAKRKANLLITVDCGITSFDEVEYLNNKGIDVIITDHHQCKEKLPSALAVVNPNREDDEYPFNNLAGVGVAFKLIEALLMKLDIPINYEEILPIVALGTVADVMPLVGENRIIVKNGLLYMERSKNFGIKALLEVTNLKDKKLSAYHMGFVLGPRLNAAGRLGDPSIGVSLFTSDNYDEAIKLAEKLDEENKTRQDLEEEILKDIDELIEKTVDLDKDKVIVLASDKWHSGIIGICASKVTDKYFKPTILFSIEGDLARGSARSIPTFDIYDGLSKCSDMFEKFGGHRQAAGILIKTEKIDEFRESINNIAEEFLDEEDFIQEVVVDCEVEAKDVTIKTIKEINELEPFGIDNPSPKFIFTDGHIKNIRQIGKDNKHLKVQLNKDDKIIDGIGFSMGEYGNILNSGDLVDIIVNLDINEYMGNVNPQFIIKEITSAKYSDPILGRDYYYALKKFLNSTDMKCSSKNIECSFSNIENRLSYTVDRLNKSKGLLVLVFNYLNANTLISNATLQGREFLRKTSFSYNCCDNNKENNVVILPLMSEIDVSSYDEIIFYDLSYDESFMGILMDKKDNANIEFLFNKNDIELNKKVLSNLLPTKNEMRLIYKTIFSNKFEVLKIEPDMYLNSINNKLDKYITKPKLDLTFEMFKELKLIDYIYQDDYFYIKILNRSNEKIDILNNSKLRYLYDLNKY; this is encoded by the coding sequence ATGATAAAGTTCCAAAAAACATACAAACTTTATAACGAAGACTATTCCCAAATTGAAAAATTGACAAATACATTGAAAATATCTTCTCTTACTGCTAAAGTTTTAATTAATAGAGGGTTTAATACTGTTGAAAAGGCAAGAGATTTTTTGCATACAGATTTAGATAATTTACATGATCCATTTTTGCTAAAGGATATTGACAAAGCAGTAGATAGAATTATAAATGCTATTAATAAGGATGAAGTAATATGTATTTATGGAGATTATGATGCTGATGGTGTTACTAGTACATCTTTACTATCTATTATTTTTAACAAATTGAAATTAAAGTATTTTCATTATATTCCTAATAGATTAGAAGAAGGATATGGTCTAAATATAGATGCAGTAGATTATATAGCTAAACGAAAAGCAAATTTACTTATTACTGTTGATTGTGGTATTACAAGTTTTGATGAGGTAGAATATTTAAATAATAAGGGAATTGATGTTATCATAACAGATCATCATCAATGTAAAGAAAAACTCCCTAGTGCTTTAGCTGTAGTGAATCCAAATAGAGAAGATGACGAATATCCATTTAATAATTTGGCTGGTGTTGGGGTGGCTTTTAAATTAATAGAAGCTTTACTTATGAAATTAGATATACCTATTAATTACGAAGAAATATTACCTATTGTAGCATTAGGTACTGTTGCAGATGTCATGCCATTAGTAGGAGAAAATAGGATAATAGTTAAAAATGGACTTTTGTATATGGAGAGATCAAAAAACTTTGGAATTAAAGCTCTATTAGAAGTTACTAATCTTAAAGATAAGAAATTATCAGCTTATCATATGGGATTTGTATTAGGGCCAAGATTAAATGCAGCAGGGAGGCTTGGAGATCCTTCAATTGGAGTTTCGTTGTTTACATCTGATAATTATGATGAGGCTATTAAGCTTGCGGAAAAATTAGATGAAGAAAATAAAACTAGGCAAGATTTAGAAGAAGAGATTTTAAAAGATATAGATGAATTAATAGAAAAAACTGTAGACTTGGATAAGGATAAAGTTATAGTGCTGGCTTCTGATAAATGGCATTCTGGGATTATTGGAATTTGTGCTTCAAAAGTAACAGATAAGTATTTTAAACCAACTATACTTTTTTCAATAGAAGGTGATTTGGCAAGAGGTTCTGCTAGAAGTATACCCACTTTTGATATATATGATGGGTTATCTAAATGTAGCGATATGTTTGAAAAATTTGGTGGACATAGACAAGCTGCTGGTATTCTAATTAAGACAGAAAAAATAGATGAATTTAGAGAGAGTATAAATAATATTGCAGAAGAGTTTTTAGATGAGGAAGATTTTATTCAAGAGGTAGTAGTTGATTGTGAGGTTGAAGCTAAAGATGTAACAATTAAGACTATTAAAGAAATAAATGAACTTGAACCATTTGGAATCGATAATCCTTCACCGAAGTTTATATTTACTGATGGACATATTAAAAATATTCGACAAATTGGAAAAGACAATAAGCATCTAAAAGTACAATTAAATAAAGATGATAAAATAATAGATGGTATTGGTTTTAGCATGGGGGAATATGGAAATATATTAAATAGTGGAGATTTAGTTGATATTATTGTAAACTTAGATATAAATGAATACATGGGAAATGTTAATCCTCAGTTTATCATTAAAGAAATAACTAGTGCTAAGTACAGTGACCCTATTCTAGGGCGTGATTATTATTATGCATTAAAGAAGTTTTTAAATAGTACAGATATGAAATGTAGTAGCAAAAATATAGAGTGCAGTTTTTCAAATATTGAAAACAGATTAAGTTATACAGTGGATAGATTAAATAAAAGTAAAGGATTATTAGTTTTAGTTTTTAATTATTTAAATGCAAATACTTTAATTAGCAATGCAACTTTGCAAGGCAGGGAGTTTTTAAGAAAGACTTCTTTTTCATATAACTGTTGTGATAACAATAAAGAAAACAATGTAGTAATCTTACCCTTAATGTCAGAGATTGATGTATCTAGTTATGATGAAATTATTTTTTATGATTTGAGCTATGATGAAAGTTTTATGGGTATACTTATGGACAAGAAAGATAACGCTAATATTGAGTTTTTATTTAACAAAAATGATATTGAATTAAATAAAAAAGTATTGTCTAATTTATTGCCAACCAAAAATGAAATGAGATTAATATATAAGACTATTTTTTCAAATAAGTTTGAAGTTTTAAAAATAGAACCAGATATGTATTTAAACTCAATCAATAATAAATTAGATAAATATATTACAAAACCTAAGTTGGATTTAACTTTTGAAATGTTTAAGGAATTAAAACTTATAGATTATATTTATCAAGATGATTATTTTTATATTAAAATTCTAAATAGATCAAATGAAAAGATTGACATATTGAATAATTCTAAATTAAGATACTTGTATGATTTAAATAAATACTAA
- the hemZ gene encoding coproporphyrinogen dehydrogenase HemZ: MVWVYLDGHSYNYEVYGLVRAFFNEDVEFIESEEEHPYKGILIKNNLIENGSDLCSATSVLVDGDIVSKYKVNSIKSIDLKINSIEKKIKTGIKQSLYGALSKIVKMKAPWGILTGVRPVKIVNELMDDGFDNTTIYDILINEYKLYSEKAKLIIDIANTQRSFIYPMDKDKFSLYVSVPFCPTRCIYCSFPSNPIELVRNLVDDYTDSVVYELNNIKKVLQNKKIHTVYIGGGTPTSIPTRNLEKIIKTIYELFGRENISEITVEAGRPDTINVDMLKMLKDNQIDRISINPQTMNEKTLKTIGRFHTKKDIIDSFKLARNMGFDLINMDLIVGLPGEGTDEIRYTLEEISNLEPENLTVHTLAIKRGSKFVDHVSEYSLGDQDTINNCLKLCKTYAEHLKLSPYYLYRQKQMLGNFENVGYAIKGKECVYNILIMEEKETIIAVGAGGVSKIFYPSENRIERVPNVKGLHDYLNRTAEMVERKKYYIDSI; the protein is encoded by the coding sequence ATGGTGTGGGTTTATTTAGATGGACATAGCTATAATTACGAGGTTTATGGTTTAGTAAGAGCTTTTTTTAATGAAGACGTAGAATTTATTGAAAGTGAAGAAGAACACCCTTATAAAGGTATTCTCATTAAAAATAACTTAATTGAAAATGGCTCTGATCTTTGTAGTGCGACAAGTGTACTAGTTGATGGAGATATTGTAAGTAAATATAAGGTAAATTCTATAAAAAGCATAGATTTAAAAATTAATAGTATAGAGAAGAAAATTAAAACGGGAATAAAGCAATCTTTATATGGCGCACTTTCTAAGATTGTAAAAATGAAAGCTCCTTGGGGTATATTAACAGGAGTAAGACCAGTAAAGATAGTTAATGAATTGATGGATGATGGATTTGATAACACTACTATATATGATATTCTTATAAATGAATACAAGCTATATTCAGAAAAAGCAAAATTAATTATTGATATAGCAAATACACAGAGAAGTTTTATTTATCCAATGGACAAAGATAAATTTAGTCTTTATGTAAGTGTTCCATTTTGTCCTACCAGATGCATTTATTGTTCTTTTCCATCAAACCCTATTGAGTTAGTTAGAAATCTTGTTGATGACTATACAGATAGTGTAGTATATGAATTGAACAATATTAAGAAAGTACTCCAAAACAAAAAGATACATACTGTTTACATAGGTGGTGGCACTCCAACATCTATTCCTACAAGAAATTTAGAAAAAATAATTAAAACTATATACGAATTATTTGGGAGAGAAAATATAAGCGAAATAACTGTTGAAGCAGGAAGACCAGATACTATTAATGTAGATATGTTAAAAATGCTTAAGGACAATCAAATAGATAGAATAAGTATAAATCCTCAAACAATGAACGAAAAAACATTAAAGACAATAGGCAGATTTCACACAAAGAAAGATATAATAGATTCATTTAAATTGGCTAGAAATATGGGTTTTGATTTAATTAATATGGATTTAATTGTTGGACTACCTGGAGAAGGAACTGATGAAATAAGGTATACATTAGAAGAAATCTCAAATTTAGAGCCAGAAAATTTAACTGTTCATACATTAGCTATAAAAAGAGGTTCTAAGTTTGTTGATCATGTTAGTGAATATTCTCTAGGAGACCAAGATACAATAAATAATTGCCTTAAGTTATGTAAAACATATGCTGAACATTTAAAATTAAGCCCTTATTATCTATATAGACAAAAGCAAATGCTTGGAAACTTTGAAAATGTTGGTTATGCGATTAAAGGAAAGGAATGTGTTTATAATATTCTTATTATGGAGGAGAAGGAAACAATTATAGCAGTAGGTGCTGGTGGAGTATCCAAGATATTTTACCCTTCAGAGAATAGAATTGAAAGAGTACCTAATGTAAAAGGATTACATGATTATCTCAATAGAACAGCTGAAATGGTTGAAAGAAAGAAATATTACATTGACAGTATCTAA
- the secF gene encoding protein translocase subunit SecF has protein sequence MKVIENRKIFFGISLAIIILGIIMTGVNGLQKGIDFEGGTLIQINIGKQISVDEVREITDDFDKEAHIIHSGDEKEEIIIKSKMDLNNDEINNIFEKFKEKYNLKDEDLVQSQKFGPTMGSEIRKKALLSAGIAVVAMLVYITLRFEFKFALSAIIALIHDVLITLSVYAIFKVPINSSFIAAILTILGYSINDTIVIFDRIRENAKSSRKVSHDGEYYSSLINDSIRQSIARTINTSLTTLVTIVLLYVLGVEDIKVLAFPLIIGVISGTYSSLFIASPIWYLLKSSGKDANYKPRKA, from the coding sequence GTGAAAGTTATTGAAAATAGGAAGATATTCTTTGGCATTTCTTTAGCTATTATAATATTAGGTATAATAATGACAGGTGTTAACGGTCTTCAAAAGGGAATTGATTTTGAAGGTGGCACGTTGATACAAATAAATATTGGTAAACAAATATCTGTAGATGAAGTTAGAGAAATTACTGATGATTTTGATAAAGAAGCACATATTATTCACTCTGGAGATGAAAAAGAGGAAATAATTATTAAAAGTAAAATGGATTTGAATAATGATGAGATAAATAATATCTTTGAAAAGTTTAAAGAAAAATATAATTTAAAAGATGAAGATTTAGTTCAATCTCAAAAATTTGGTCCTACTATGGGATCAGAGATTAGAAAAAAAGCACTGTTATCTGCAGGAATAGCTGTGGTTGCTATGCTAGTATATATCACTTTGAGATTTGAGTTTAAATTTGCATTGTCAGCAATTATTGCACTTATTCATGACGTGCTTATAACACTTTCTGTATATGCGATATTTAAAGTACCAATAAATAGTTCGTTTATAGCTGCTATATTGACTATACTTGGATATTCAATAAATGATACCATCGTAATATTTGATAGAATTAGAGAAAATGCTAAAAGTTCAAGAAAAGTTTCTCATGATGGTGAATATTATTCTAGTCTTATAAATGATAGTATAAGACAATCAATAGCAAGAACTATAAATACTTCATTGACTACTTTGGTAACTATTGTTTTATTATATGTATTAGGTGTTGAAGATATTAAGGTACTAGCATTTCCGTTGATAATTGGTGTAATTTCTGGAACATATTCTTCTTTATTTATTGCTAGTCCAATATGGTATTTATTAAAGAGTAGTGGCAAAGATGCAAATTATAAACCAAGAAAAGCTTAA
- a CDS encoding RelA/SpoT family protein, which yields MLENLILRIEQYNSHADMKQLVKAYNFAETAHDGQYRNSGERFFIHPYNVAMILADLNMDTDTIIAGLLHDVIEDTDVTHERLEEEFGEDVANLVEGVTKLKKLKYKTKQENQAENLRKMVVAMAKDIRVIIIKLADRLHNMRTLEYMSEEKKKEKALETIEIYAPLAHRLGISKIKWELEDLSLRYLDPEGYYDLVDKVSKRRKDREAYIQMIIETLSKKLNEMEISHEINGRPKNFYSIYRKMVYQNKSFEQIFDLTAIRIIVDNVKDCYGALGIVHTMWKPIPGRFKDYIAMPKPNMYQSIHTTVIGPQGEPFEVQIRTWDMHRTAEYGIAAHWKYKEGTVKADNFDEKLTWLRQLLEWQKEMKDPKEFMESLKIDFFTDEVFVFTPKGDVINLPNGSTPIDFAYRVHTAVGNNCVGAKVDGRIVPIDYKLKNGNIVDVITSASNTGPSRDWLKIVKSSQAKSKIRQWFKKEDRDFNIIKGKDMLEKEVKRQGFKLTEMLKDDWLKSIANKLSINNVDDLYAAIGYGSITLTQVMQRLKDYHKDYYENKDDKKILETKTQSTSSKRENSLTQGVSIKGVDNIKVRFSKCCNPVPGDDIIGYITRGRGVSIHRKDCPNIEGLGNHERYIDIEWDTDKKASYQAEIQIKATDRPGLLTDITQKITDADLAVISLNARTNKEKLVIMNITLEIKNVEQLRELLKKIKRVRGVIDAYRVTT from the coding sequence ATGTTAGAAAATCTGATTTTAAGAATTGAACAATATAATTCACATGCAGATATGAAACAATTAGTTAAAGCCTATAATTTTGCTGAAACAGCTCATGACGGTCAATATAGAAACTCAGGAGAAAGGTTTTTTATACATCCATATAATGTAGCTATGATTCTTGCGGATTTGAATATGGATACTGATACGATTATAGCAGGATTGCTTCATGATGTAATTGAGGATACTGATGTAACCCATGAGAGATTAGAGGAAGAATTTGGTGAAGATGTAGCAAATTTAGTTGAAGGTGTTACTAAGCTAAAGAAATTAAAATATAAGACAAAGCAAGAAAATCAGGCAGAAAATTTAAGAAAGATGGTAGTAGCTATGGCAAAAGATATTAGAGTTATTATCATTAAACTCGCAGATAGATTGCATAATATGAGGACTTTAGAATATATGAGTGAAGAAAAGAAAAAAGAAAAGGCATTGGAGACTATTGAAATATATGCTCCATTAGCTCATAGACTAGGTATTTCTAAGATCAAATGGGAACTTGAAGACCTATCATTAAGATATTTAGATCCAGAAGGATATTATGACTTGGTTGATAAGGTATCTAAGAGAAGAAAAGATAGAGAAGCATATATTCAGATGATTATAGAAACTCTTAGCAAAAAACTAAATGAGATGGAAATATCTCATGAAATAAATGGGCGACCTAAGAATTTTTATAGTATATATAGAAAAATGGTGTATCAAAATAAAAGTTTTGAACAAATATTTGATTTAACTGCAATAAGAATAATTGTAGATAATGTAAAGGATTGCTATGGAGCATTGGGAATAGTTCATACAATGTGGAAGCCTATTCCAGGCAGGTTTAAAGACTATATAGCTATGCCTAAGCCTAATATGTATCAGTCTATTCATACTACAGTGATAGGGCCTCAGGGAGAGCCTTTTGAAGTTCAAATCAGAACTTGGGATATGCATAGAACAGCTGAATATGGGATTGCTGCCCATTGGAAATATAAAGAAGGAACTGTTAAAGCTGATAATTTTGATGAAAAACTTACTTGGTTAAGGCAACTTTTAGAATGGCAAAAAGAAATGAAAGATCCAAAGGAATTTATGGAATCATTGAAAATTGACTTTTTTACTGATGAAGTGTTTGTATTTACTCCAAAAGGAGATGTTATAAATCTTCCTAATGGGTCAACACCAATAGATTTTGCTTATAGGGTTCATACTGCTGTTGGAAACAATTGTGTAGGTGCAAAGGTTGATGGTAGAATAGTTCCTATTGATTATAAATTAAAAAATGGAAATATTGTTGACGTTATTACTTCAGCTAGTAATACTGGACCTAGTAGGGATTGGTTAAAGATTGTAAAGAGTAGTCAGGCTAAGTCAAAAATTAGACAATGGTTTAAAAAAGAAGATAGAGATTTCAATATTATCAAAGGAAAAGATATGCTGGAAAAAGAAGTAAAAAGGCAAGGGTTTAAGTTAACTGAAATGTTGAAAGATGATTGGCTAAAATCTATTGCCAATAAATTGAGTATTAATAATGTAGATGATTTATATGCTGCTATTGGTTATGGCAGTATTACATTAACTCAAGTTATGCAAAGGCTTAAGGATTATCATAAAGATTATTATGAAAATAAGGATGACAAAAAGATATTAGAAACAAAAACTCAATCTACTTCATCTAAAAGAGAAAATAGCCTTACTCAAGGTGTAAGTATCAAGGGAGTAGATAATATTAAAGTACGATTTTCAAAATGTTGTAATCCTGTTCCTGGTGATGATATAATCGGATATATAACTAGAGGTAGAGGGGTTTCTATACACAGGAAGGATTGCCCTAATATTGAAGGTTTAGGAAATCACGAAAGATATATAGATATAGAATGGGATACAGACAAAAAAGCATCTTATCAGGCAGAAATTCAGATTAAAGCAACTGATAGACCTGGACTTTTAACTGATATAACTCAAAAAATAACTGATGCTGATTTAGCTGTTATTTCTTTAAATGCTAGAACCAATAAAGAAAAATTAGTTATTATGAATATTACTCTTGAAATTAAGAATGTAGAACAACTTAGGGAATTATTAAAGAAAATAAAAAGAGTTAGAGGAGTTATTGATGCATATAGAGTGACAACTTAG
- a CDS encoding LapA family protein, whose product MQFGFILSLVFATIVAVFALKNADKVLIDFIFNEVYISQALVIFLSAILGAVIVAILGSIKVIKLKKQIKELNKTNEFLKNENDNFKILLAERENDIMDVNVEDKNENDEELS is encoded by the coding sequence ATGCAATTTGGATTTATATTATCATTAGTGTTTGCTACTATTGTAGCTGTATTTGCACTTAAAAATGCAGACAAAGTATTAATTGACTTTATCTTTAACGAAGTATATATATCTCAAGCACTAGTTATATTTTTATCAGCAATATTAGGCGCTGTAATAGTAGCAATACTAGGCAGTATAAAAGTAATAAAATTAAAAAAACAGATAAAGGAACTAAATAAAACAAATGAATTTTTGAAAAATGAAAACGATAACTTCAAAATTCTCCTTGCTGAAAGAGAAAATGATATAATGGATGTTAATGTTGAAGACAAAAATGAAAATGATGAAGAATTATCTTAG